Proteins from one Oscillatoria nigro-viridis PCC 7112 genomic window:
- a CDS encoding thioesterase domain-containing protein, producing the protein MAQQLLAAGDEVALLAVLDTLAPIAANKPSFWDGCKFILTTVSRSIWPFVVDYFRLVAAAENVQSGGIYAKFPTLNKMLNLAANFWHRWNWKQAVMVSILSQESKKNNWRELAIPSMFTVFQANSQATLGYVPKIYPQRITLFRSREQLSMNHQDPTFGWSELTTQRVEVIGVPGNHLTMLRKPSVEVLAQKLKHCFEEELID; encoded by the coding sequence ATGGCTCAACAGTTGCTTGCAGCGGGGGATGAAGTGGCTTTGCTTGCTGTGCTGGATACTTTAGCGCCGATTGCTGCTAACAAACCTTCTTTTTGGGACGGTTGCAAGTTTATTCTGACTACTGTTTCGCGCTCTATCTGGCCTTTTGTAGTAGATTATTTTCGATTGGTGGCTGCTGCGGAAAATGTTCAAAGTGGCGGTATTTATGCCAAATTTCCGACATTAAATAAGATGCTTAATTTAGCAGCTAATTTTTGGCATCGCTGGAATTGGAAACAGGCCGTTATGGTTAGCATCCTATCTCAGGAGTCAAAAAAAAACAACTGGCGCGAGCTGGCAATTCCATCTATGTTTACTGTATTTCAGGCTAACAGTCAAGCAACTCTCGGCTATGTACCGAAAATTTATCCGCAGCGAATTACTCTGTTTAGATCGAGGGAACAGCTAAGCATGAATCATCAAGATCCCACTTTTGGATGGAGCGAATTAACGACCCAAAGAGTAGAGGTGATTGGAGTTCCTGGGAATCATCTTACTATGTTGAGAAAGCCTAGCGTTGAGGTGCTGGCTCAAAAGCTGAAGCATTGCTTTGAGGAGGAATTAATTGATTGA
- the nusG gene encoding transcription termination/antitermination protein NusG produces the protein MTFASEESEYSTEATGQAASPDVPEIDARWYAVQVASGCEKRVKANLDQRIQTLDVADRIVQVEIPQTPAIKVGKDGSRRQSDEKIFPGYVLIRMFMDEDTWQVIKNTPNVINFVGAEQKRRYGRGRGHVKPLPLSHSEVERIFRNAQESEPVVKVSMSAGDHVVVLSGPFKDFEGDVIEVSPERNKLKVLLSIFGRDTPVELEFNQVQKQN, from the coding sequence ATGACTTTTGCATCAGAAGAATCTGAGTATTCCACAGAAGCGACTGGACAGGCAGCATCGCCAGATGTGCCGGAGATTGATGCTCGCTGGTATGCTGTTCAAGTTGCCTCTGGCTGCGAGAAGCGGGTGAAGGCAAACTTGGATCAGCGGATTCAAACTTTGGATGTTGCCGATCGCATCGTTCAAGTAGAAATTCCGCAAACTCCGGCGATCAAAGTCGGCAAAGACGGTTCCAGGCGGCAGTCAGATGAAAAAATCTTTCCCGGCTACGTACTCATCCGTATGTTTATGGACGAGGATACTTGGCAGGTGATCAAGAATACCCCGAATGTAATTAATTTTGTCGGGGCAGAGCAGAAACGCCGCTACGGGCGCGGCAGGGGTCACGTCAAACCGCTACCTCTGAGTCATTCAGAAGTAGAACGGATCTTCAGAAACGCTCAGGAATCAGAACCGGTTGTCAAAGTATCGATGTCTGCTGGAGACCACGTTGTGGTACTTTCCGGGCCGTTTAAGGATTTTGAAGGTGATGTGATAGAAGTTAGCCCGGAACGAAACAAGCTCAAAGTTTTACTCTCGATTTTTGGGCGCGATACGCCTGTAGAATTGGAGTTCAATCAGGTTCAGAAACAGAACTAA
- a CDS encoding transposase, whose protein sequence is MLQAASQLKLVCQQSVNPVLAVLDREYGNASWVLAQADIQADCLMRVRKNACLWSEPPVYSGRGRPRKHGSKMRLNDPTTWLKADSAIEIDEHPQLGQVRVSQWLDLHFYRAPGHPVNLILVERLNPMSNGQPFPPLWLAWVGERTLPKRNCLV, encoded by the coding sequence ATACTTCAAGCAGCTTCGCAACTCAAACTTGTCTGCCAACAGAGCGTCAACCCTGTTTTAGCAGTTTTAGATCGAGAATATGGGAATGCCAGTTGGGTCTTAGCGCAAGCAGATATTCAAGCTGATTGCTTAATGAGAGTCCGAAAAAATGCCTGCTTGTGGTCGGAACCACCAGTCTATAGTGGTCGCGGTAGACCGCGTAAGCACGGGTCTAAAATGAGACTCAATGACCCAACCACATGGCTCAAAGCCGATAGTGCCATCGAAATTGACGAACATCCACAGTTGGGACAAGTTCGAGTCAGTCAATGGCTTGACTTACACTTTTATCGTGCGCCGGGACATCCAGTTAATTTAATCCTCGTCGAAAGACTGAATCCCATGTCAAACGGTCAGCCGTTTCCACCCTTGTGGTTGGCTTGGGTGGGAGAACGAACTCTCCCTAAGCGAAACTGTTTGGTTTAA
- a CDS encoding class I SAM-dependent methyltransferase: MQPSRVLENGCGTGLLLFQIASRCTQYCGTEFSPISLNYIRQHLANQQLANVKLLQKMATDFEGVETAAFDAVILNSVVQYFPTIDYLVQVLEGAVKATATGGFIFIGNLRSLPLLAAFHASVQLYQAEPSLAGEQLQQRVQMQIFQETELVIEPDFFSALKHRFPQIDGVEIQLIRGSDCNELTDFRIRSINRGNSKKRRLTI; this comes from the coding sequence GTGCAGCCTAGCCGAGTGTTAGAAAATGGCTGCGGCACAGGTTTGTTGCTGTTTCAAATTGCCTCTCGCTGCACTCAATATTGCGGAACAGAATTTTCACCTATTTCGCTCAACTATATTCGGCAGCACTTGGCAAATCAACAGTTAGCTAATGTAAAGCTGCTTCAGAAAATGGCGACAGACTTTGAAGGAGTAGAGACAGCAGCTTTTGACGCAGTAATTCTCAACTCTGTCGTGCAATATTTCCCGACTATCGACTATCTCGTGCAGGTGCTAGAAGGTGCGGTGAAAGCAACTGCTACCGGCGGCTTTATATTCATAGGAAATCTCCGCAGCTTGCCGTTGCTGGCAGCTTTTCACGCTTCGGTACAACTGTATCAAGCCGAACCTTCTCTCGCGGGCGAACAGTTGCAGCAGCGAGTACAAATGCAAATTTTTCAAGAAACCGAGTTAGTTATTGAACCAGATTTTTTTAGCGCATTAAAGCACCGCTTTCCGCAGATTGACGGCGTAGAGATTCAATTAATTCGCGGTAGCGATTGCAATGAGTTAACTGATTTTCGTATCCGCTCAATAAATCGGGGTAACAGTAAAAAAAGAAGGTTAACAATCTAG
- the rplS gene encoding 50S ribosomal protein L19, which produces MKGAEIIRSIETEEINRVKQELNKQVPEIYVGDTVRVGVKIKEGNKERVQPYEGTVIAMRNGGINETITVRRVFQGVGVERVFLIHSPRIATIQVMRRGKVRRAKLYYLRDRVGKATRVKQRFDRSL; this is translated from the coding sequence ATGAAAGGCGCAGAAATAATCCGTTCTATCGAAACGGAAGAAATAAATAGAGTCAAGCAAGAACTCAATAAACAAGTTCCCGAAATTTACGTGGGCGACACAGTGCGAGTCGGCGTGAAAATTAAAGAGGGTAACAAAGAACGGGTTCAGCCCTACGAAGGGACTGTGATTGCCATGCGTAACGGCGGGATTAATGAAACAATCACCGTCCGCCGCGTGTTTCAGGGCGTCGGAGTGGAACGGGTGTTTTTGATTCACTCGCCCCGCATCGCCACGATCCAAGTGATGCGCCGCGGGAAAGTTCGCAGAGCAAAACTTTACTACCTGCGCGATCGGGTGGGCAAAGCTACTCGCGTCAAACAGCGGTTCGATCGCTCCCTGTAG
- a CDS encoding EamA family transporter: MAQRNVYSSKGEPEDAQSAEEVLHSVMQELDALHENVKGQLNQDITRLQTEKNHLIEDIENLREQYRKLQSQQMESLSGRYIQQQQLWLKQLAQVLAHNLQDLLVQRFNELSANSGNSLSSPIPSGEFPIPLPPSNYDERASQLLAALDERIDRSFQMLEQDLSSYESELSVRLNNMKTLELQGEELLQNLVNRIREELESEEEYLENPFDAQDSYVEESNNSVNSVRPQFQQPTPADAPREPVSQPSSAPAATVKASSQVQTGLVLALSSAVVLSLFNVCLRILIKSKNPRVVFGLFEFPGVVTPGFGNSLLILLMRLIVVMALMPILATFLYPSVWKDIRRLFESGDRALWSKVLGSAFFLFLSQVLIYLAIGNIPAGIAITIFFIYPIVTVLGSWILFGSRPSRVGFLAIFGITAGLILAGLPSFAAPAPGGGNVGVGVAAALASGITFAGYVLLTQMAAGKLHPIPFSLVNFATIFVFSSLSLWVPLSDNFAPKIDQNVWPGLIVGGVILGVLTLFSYLLNNFAIRFAGAALASVIGTLGPAMTALFGFLIINEKLQPVAILGMAVVTLSVAAMSVERIVAPQKKAS; the protein is encoded by the coding sequence ATGGCGCAGCGGAACGTATACTCGTCAAAGGGCGAGCCAGAGGATGCACAATCAGCAGAAGAAGTCCTCCACTCAGTAATGCAAGAACTGGACGCTTTGCATGAAAATGTCAAAGGCCAGTTAAATCAAGACATTACTCGGCTGCAAACTGAAAAAAATCACCTGATTGAAGATATTGAAAACCTCCGGGAGCAATATCGCAAATTGCAGTCTCAGCAAATGGAATCTCTGTCTGGGCGATACATTCAGCAGCAGCAATTGTGGCTGAAGCAGTTGGCTCAAGTTTTGGCTCACAATTTGCAGGATTTGTTGGTGCAGCGGTTCAACGAACTCAGCGCTAACTCGGGAAATTCTCTCAGCAGCCCGATTCCCAGCGGCGAGTTCCCGATACCCTTGCCGCCGAGCAACTACGACGAACGGGCCTCGCAGTTGCTGGCGGCGCTGGATGAAAGGATCGATCGCAGTTTCCAGATGCTGGAACAAGATTTGAGCAGCTATGAAAGCGAGCTTTCCGTGCGGCTCAACAACATGAAAACCCTGGAACTGCAAGGGGAAGAGTTGTTACAAAATCTCGTCAACCGCATCAGGGAAGAACTCGAATCAGAAGAAGAATATCTTGAGAATCCTTTCGATGCTCAAGATTCCTATGTCGAGGAATCAAATAATTCTGTTAATTCTGTCCGCCCGCAATTTCAGCAGCCAACACCTGCGGATGCGCCGCGAGAACCCGTGTCACAGCCTTCTTCAGCGCCTGCTGCAACTGTTAAAGCATCTTCTCAAGTACAGACAGGTTTGGTGCTGGCGTTGTCTTCGGCTGTTGTATTGTCGCTGTTTAATGTTTGTTTAAGAATTCTGATTAAAAGCAAAAATCCTCGGGTGGTTTTTGGCTTGTTTGAGTTTCCGGGGGTGGTGACTCCGGGTTTTGGAAATTCTTTGTTGATTTTGTTGATGCGGCTGATCGTGGTGATGGCTTTGATGCCGATATTGGCGACATTTCTGTATCCTTCTGTGTGGAAAGATATTAGGCGGTTGTTCGAGTCGGGCGATCGAGCTTTGTGGAGTAAGGTTTTAGGAAGCGCATTTTTTCTGTTTTTGTCTCAGGTTTTGATTTATTTGGCGATCGGCAATATTCCAGCCGGGATTGCGATTACGATTTTCTTTATTTACCCGATCGTCACCGTACTGGGTTCTTGGATCTTGTTTGGCTCTCGCCCCAGCAGAGTCGGTTTTTTGGCGATATTCGGGATTACCGCAGGTCTGATTTTAGCTGGGTTGCCGAGTTTTGCGGCCCCAGCTCCGGGCGGCGGCAATGTCGGGGTGGGAGTCGCTGCGGCACTGGCTTCTGGGATTACCTTTGCAGGTTACGTATTGCTGACGCAAATGGCTGCGGGCAAGCTGCACCCAATTCCTTTTAGTTTAGTTAATTTCGCCACGATTTTTGTATTTTCCTCCCTGAGTTTGTGGGTACCGCTGTCGGACAATTTTGCTCCTAAAATCGACCAAAATGTTTGGCCCGGTTTGATTGTAGGAGGCGTTATTTTAGGGGTGCTGACGCTGTTTAGCTATCTTTTGAATAATTTTGCCATCCGCTTTGCGGGGGCGGCCTTAGCGTCAGTAATTGGCACTTTGGGGCCGGCAATGACCGCACTCTTCGGTTTTCTAATTATCAATGAAAAGTTGCAGCCTGTGGCAATTCTCGGCATGGCTGTGGTGACGTTGAGCGTGGCTGCTATGAGTGTGGAACGCATAGTCGCTCCTCAAAAGAAGGCTAGTTAA
- the rplA gene encoding 50S ribosomal protein L1, which translates to MAKKVSRRLQELQKKVEDRPYLPLEALQLLKETATAKFGEAAEAHIRLGIDPKYTDQQLRTTVSLPKGTGQVVRIAVIAKGEKVKEALNAGADIAGSEELIDEIQKGMMDFDCLIATPDVMPLVAKLGRLLGPRGLMPSPKGGTVTTDIAQAINEFKGGKLEFRADRTGIVHVMFGKAAFSAEDLLVNLHALQETVDRNRPSGAKGRYWRSLYVSATMGPSIEVDINALRDTKIDAA; encoded by the coding sequence ATGGCAAAGAAAGTATCGCGAAGACTGCAAGAACTTCAAAAGAAAGTTGAAGACAGACCTTATCTACCGCTGGAAGCTCTGCAACTTTTGAAGGAAACAGCAACCGCTAAGTTTGGCGAAGCTGCTGAAGCTCACATCCGTTTGGGAATTGACCCGAAATACACTGACCAACAGTTGCGGACAACTGTATCGCTACCAAAAGGAACTGGTCAAGTAGTCAGAATTGCGGTGATTGCTAAGGGCGAAAAAGTTAAAGAAGCTTTGAATGCCGGCGCGGATATTGCTGGTTCTGAAGAGTTGATCGATGAAATTCAGAAGGGCATGATGGACTTCGATTGCCTGATTGCTACCCCAGACGTGATGCCGTTGGTGGCAAAATTGGGCCGGTTGTTGGGGCCGCGGGGTTTGATGCCTTCTCCGAAAGGTGGCACGGTGACGACTGACATTGCTCAGGCAATCAACGAGTTTAAAGGTGGTAAACTAGAATTCCGTGCCGATCGAACTGGCATCGTTCATGTTATGTTTGGCAAGGCAGCTTTCTCAGCGGAAGATTTGCTGGTCAACCTTCATGCTTTGCAAGAAACTGTTGACCGCAACCGTCCTTCAGGTGCTAAAGGTCGCTACTGGCGCAGTTTGTACGTATCCGCAACAATGGGCCCGTCGATCGAAGTCGATATCAATGCCCTGCGCGATACGAAAATTGACGCTGCTTAG
- the rplL gene encoding 50S ribosomal protein L7/L12 yields MSTATDEILEKLKSLTLLEASELVKQIEEAFGVSAAAPVGQVMMGGPAATAAEPVEEQTEFTVMLEEVPADKKIAILKEVRAITGLGLKEAKDMVEAAPKAVKEAIAKEAAEELKKQLEAVGAKISIK; encoded by the coding sequence ATGTCTACTGCAACTGATGAAATCTTGGAAAAACTTAAGTCTCTGACTTTGCTCGAAGCTTCTGAATTGGTCAAGCAAATTGAAGAAGCTTTCGGCGTCAGCGCTGCTGCTCCTGTCGGCCAGGTAATGATGGGCGGCCCTGCTGCTACCGCTGCTGAACCCGTAGAAGAGCAAACCGAGTTTACTGTAATGCTCGAAGAAGTTCCTGCTGACAAGAAAATCGCAATTCTCAAGGAAGTCCGCGCAATTACCGGTCTGGGTCTGAAGGAAGCGAAAGACATGGTAGAAGCCGCACCGAAGGCGGTTAAGGAAGCTATTGCTAAGGAAGCTGCTGAAGAATTGAAGAAACAGCTTGAAGCTGTGGGCGCAAAGATTTCTATCAAGTAG
- a CDS encoding ISAzo13 family transposase: MKKFYKSLSEKDKRRYAAVESQKLGRGGISYIVRLLGCSRNTIVQGLEDLKKMDEHTVNNLRIRKKGGGRKSILSTQSGIDAAFLEVLKFQTAGDPMNELIKWTNLTHKEIALGLKKAGFIVSLPIVSQLLKKHGYVKRKAQKKQTIGINKNRNAQFENIAILDTQYREAGNPIISFDTKKKEVLGNLYRPGTLYTTEPLITLDHDFWSLGCGKVIPHGIYDCQKNRGYVTLGNSKDTSEFACESIKNWWNNYGKAAYPNANSILAKCDGGGSNNANHYIFKQDLQKLVDEIGIEIRIAHYPPYTSKYNPIEHRLFPHITRACQGVIFTSLNLVKNLMEKTHTNQGLCVVVNVVDKIYEIGRKVSDDFKKNLKIVFDEYLPKWNYRAVPQITKQSSY, encoded by the coding sequence ATGAAGAAGTTTTATAAGTCTTTATCAGAGAAAGATAAAAGAAGGTATGCAGCAGTAGAGTCTCAAAAATTGGGGCGGGGTGGAATTAGCTATATAGTACGACTTTTGGGATGTAGTAGAAATACCATCGTCCAGGGATTGGAAGATTTAAAAAAAATGGATGAACACACAGTAAATAATTTAAGAATTAGAAAAAAAGGAGGTGGTAGAAAAAGTATTTTATCTACCCAAAGTGGAATTGATGCCGCATTTTTAGAGGTTTTAAAATTCCAGACAGCCGGAGACCCAATGAACGAGTTAATCAAATGGACTAATTTAACACATAAAGAAATAGCTTTGGGTCTTAAAAAAGCCGGATTTATTGTCAGTCTTCCCATAGTAAGTCAACTTTTAAAAAAACATGGATATGTAAAGCGAAAAGCCCAAAAAAAGCAAACAATAGGAATTAATAAAAATCGTAATGCTCAATTTGAAAATATTGCTATACTCGACACACAGTATAGAGAAGCAGGTAATCCTATTATTAGTTTTGACACCAAAAAGAAAGAAGTTTTAGGTAATTTATATCGTCCAGGTACTCTTTATACAACCGAACCTCTTATTACTTTGGATCATGATTTTTGGAGTTTAGGTTGCGGGAAAGTGATTCCACATGGAATTTACGATTGCCAAAAAAATAGAGGGTATGTAACATTAGGGAACAGTAAAGATACCAGTGAATTTGCTTGTGAGTCTATTAAAAACTGGTGGAATAATTATGGAAAAGCTGCTTATCCTAATGCCAATTCGATTTTAGCTAAGTGTGATGGCGGCGGCAGCAATAATGCTAATCATTATATTTTTAAACAAGATTTACAAAAATTAGTCGATGAAATTGGAATTGAGATCAGAATTGCTCATTATCCTCCCTATACATCTAAGTATAATCCCATTGAACATCGACTCTTTCCTCATATTACCAGAGCTTGTCAAGGAGTGATTTTTACAAGCCTAAATTTAGTCAAAAATCTCATGGAAAAAACTCACACTAATCAGGGTCTATGTGTAGTTGTAAATGTGGTCGATAAAATCTATGAAATTGGTCGAAAGGTGAGTGATGATTTCAAGAAAAATCTGAAAATTGTTTTTGATGAATATTTACCAAAATGGAACTATCGAGCCGTACCTCAAATCACTAAGCAATCAAGTTATTAA
- the rplK gene encoding 50S ribosomal protein L11: MAKKVVAVIKLAITAGKANPAPPIGPALGQHGVNIMMFCKEYNARTADQAGLVVPVEISVFEDRSFTFILKTPPASVLIQKAAGIAKGSGEPNRKQVGTITQAQLREIAETKMPDLNANDVEAAMKIVAGTAKNMGVAIAD; the protein is encoded by the coding sequence ATGGCAAAGAAAGTTGTTGCAGTAATTAAGTTGGCGATTACGGCGGGAAAAGCCAACCCAGCTCCTCCGATCGGCCCGGCTTTGGGTCAGCACGGCGTCAATATTATGATGTTTTGCAAGGAGTACAATGCTAGAACCGCAGACCAAGCGGGTCTGGTGGTTCCGGTAGAAATTTCGGTTTTTGAAGACCGCAGTTTTACGTTTATTCTCAAAACCCCGCCGGCGTCGGTTTTGATTCAAAAAGCTGCTGGCATTGCTAAAGGTTCGGGAGAACCTAACCGCAAGCAAGTAGGGACAATTACACAGGCTCAGTTACGAGAAATCGCTGAAACCAAAATGCCTGACCTCAATGCTAATGATGTTGAGGCTGCTATGAAAATTGTGGCGGGAACGGCTAAAAATATGGGCGTGGCGATCGCGGATTGA
- a CDS encoding inorganic phosphate transporter, protein MPVLCQKISMLDSSGVVFLQLGAMAALALYVAANLGANDVANSMGTSVGSKALTLQQAIIVAGILEFSGAVLFGQGVSETLATGVVNAQVFAAQPQVFLIGMVSVLIACGIWLQIATSRGLPVSSSHAVVGAIAGFSCVAAGINAVDWRTIGTISLTWLATPVASGALAALFYSGVKYWILDRPDPLFQLREWIPWLSAAMLSVFGIIVLPSVVDVALVQTGAIAAAHDRFGWNLPIHDIVIGIGSIGAIGLTLNSWKKLESVENEKDRGEKAEGISTKSSPTPKLGHSLIEQQMARFQVLSACFVAFSHGSNDVGNAVAPLAAIAYIRRTGSFPSEDFSVPLWILVVGGAGIVIGLAIWGKNVIATVGEKIIELQPSGGFCAELATATTVLLASRCGLPVSTSHALVGAVVGVGLIKAWKTVRWETLLSIGSAWVVTIPIAAGLGAIIFSIAQSLGQF, encoded by the coding sequence ATGCCCGTTTTATGTCAAAAAATTTCTATGTTAGATAGCTCTGGGGTCGTATTTCTGCAACTGGGGGCAATGGCTGCACTGGCCTTGTACGTCGCCGCCAACTTGGGGGCCAACGATGTCGCTAACTCGATGGGGACATCCGTAGGCTCGAAGGCGCTAACGCTGCAGCAGGCAATAATTGTTGCAGGCATACTGGAGTTTTCCGGCGCAGTGCTGTTCGGGCAAGGAGTTTCCGAAACTCTCGCAACAGGAGTTGTGAATGCACAAGTGTTCGCGGCCCAACCGCAAGTATTTTTAATCGGGATGGTGTCAGTGCTGATAGCTTGCGGGATCTGGCTGCAAATCGCGACCAGTCGAGGTTTGCCGGTTTCTTCATCCCATGCAGTGGTGGGGGCGATCGCGGGTTTTAGCTGTGTTGCAGCCGGAATTAATGCAGTAGATTGGCGAACCATCGGCACCATCTCCCTAACTTGGCTGGCGACACCTGTTGCCAGCGGTGCTTTAGCCGCGCTATTTTACAGTGGCGTGAAGTATTGGATTCTCGATCGACCAGATCCTCTATTTCAACTGCGCGAGTGGATACCTTGGCTGAGTGCAGCAATGCTGAGCGTATTTGGCATAATTGTACTGCCGTCTGTTGTGGATGTTGCTTTGGTGCAGACAGGGGCGATCGCCGCCGCGCACGATCGATTTGGCTGGAATCTTCCCATTCACGATATTGTCATTGGCATCGGGAGTATTGGGGCGATCGGTCTGACACTCAATAGCTGGAAAAAATTAGAATCAGTTGAGAACGAAAAAGACAGAGGGGAGAAAGCAGAAGGAATAAGTACAAAATCCTCCCCCACTCCGAAACTGGGCCACTCTCTCATCGAGCAACAAATGGCGAGATTTCAAGTCTTGAGCGCCTGTTTTGTAGCATTTTCCCACGGTTCCAACGACGTAGGAAATGCAGTTGCTCCCCTAGCTGCGATCGCCTACATCCGGCGCACAGGTTCCTTTCCCTCAGAGGATTTCAGCGTCCCCCTGTGGATTTTAGTCGTCGGAGGCGCAGGAATAGTCATCGGTTTAGCCATCTGGGGCAAAAATGTAATAGCCACAGTCGGCGAAAAAATCATCGAACTCCAACCAAGCGGCGGATTTTGCGCGGAATTAGCCACAGCAACCACAGTCTTGCTAGCATCCCGCTGCGGTTTGCCAGTTTCCACATCCCACGCTTTAGTCGGTGCAGTCGTCGGAGTCGGGCTGATCAAAGCTTGGAAAACAGTACGCTGGGAAACTTTGCTGTCAATTGGTTCGGCTTGGGTGGTGACAATTCCGATCGCAGCAGGTTTGGGTGCTATCATCTTCAGCATCGCGCAATCCCTTGGGCAATTTTAG
- the rplJ gene encoding 50S ribosomal protein L10 gives MGKTLAVKNEIIADLKQTLSESQLVIAIDYKGLTVAEITDLRRRLRPKGSSCQVAKNTLMRIAVEGNDTWQPIQELLTGTSAFLFVQEDIGGAIKAYQEFQKVSKKTELRGGVMEGRVLKEADVKALADLPSKEQLMAQIAGAINGVATKLAVGINQVPTSIARGLKAYAEKDGDSAEVAAEAEAQPEAESVSA, from the coding sequence ATGGGCAAAACTTTAGCAGTAAAAAATGAGATTATTGCAGACCTCAAGCAAACCTTGAGCGAATCTCAACTGGTAATCGCGATCGACTACAAGGGCTTAACTGTTGCTGAAATCACAGATTTGCGTCGGCGTTTGCGTCCGAAAGGCAGCAGTTGCCAAGTGGCAAAAAACACGCTGATGCGAATTGCTGTTGAAGGCAACGACACCTGGCAGCCGATACAGGAATTGCTGACTGGTACGTCGGCTTTTCTGTTCGTGCAAGAAGATATTGGCGGCGCGATTAAAGCTTACCAAGAATTCCAAAAAGTCTCTAAGAAGACTGAACTACGCGGTGGCGTAATGGAAGGACGGGTACTGAAAGAAGCTGATGTTAAAGCATTAGCAGATCTGCCGTCGAAAGAACAACTCATGGCTCAAATTGCTGGCGCTATCAACGGTGTCGCAACCAAGCTGGCTGTGGGTATTAATCAAGTTCCTACTTCGATCGCTCGCGGTCTTAAAGCTTATGCTGAAAAAGACGGCGATTCAGCAGAAGTAGCAGCAGAAGCAGAAGCACAACCTGAAGCAGAAAGCGTATCTGCTTAG
- the secE gene encoding preprotein translocase subunit SecE, whose product MAKKDEAQETQEITAPGFNPTGFFKETKEELDKVVWPSRQQLISESLAVLLMVILSASLIYLVDNFFNWGAGKVFGP is encoded by the coding sequence GTGGCGAAAAAAGACGAAGCTCAAGAAACTCAAGAAATAACGGCGCCTGGGTTTAATCCTACGGGTTTTTTTAAGGAAACTAAAGAAGAACTCGACAAAGTGGTTTGGCCCAGCAGGCAGCAGCTAATCAGCGAGTCTTTGGCAGTGCTTTTAATGGTCATCCTCTCAGCAAGCCTGATCTATTTGGTGGATAACTTCTTTAACTGGGGCGCGGGAAAGGTGTTTGGGCCATGA